From Sphingomonas sp. PAMC26645:
CCGCACCGTCGATATCGGCGGCGACAAGGCGCTGCCTTATCTGAACAAGGAAGATTCCGACGAAGAGAACCCGGCGATGGGCTGGCGCGCGCTGCGGCTCGGCCTGGAACGCGACGGGCTGATGAAGGTGCAGGCGCGCGCGTTGCTTGAAGCCGCCGCTGGCCGCACGCTCAACGTGATGTTCCCGATGGTCAGCGAGCCGTGGGAGTTCGACGAGGCGCGCGCGCTGTTCGAGGCACAGCGGACCTGGCTCGAAGGGCGCGGGCGGAAGATGCCGCTGGCGATCCGCTACGGTGCGATGCTCGAAGTACCGGCGCTCGCCGAGATGCTCGACATCCTGCTGCCGAAGATCGAGTTCCTGTCGATCGGCACCAACGACCTCACGCAGTTCCTGTTCGCCGCCGATCGCGCCAATCCAAAGCTCGCCGAGCGCTATGACTGGCTCAGCCCGTCGATCCTGCGCTTCATCGCGCGGCTGGTCGCACCGGTCCGCGACGCCTCGGTCGACCTGGCGGTTTGCGGCGAAATGGGCGGGCGTCCGCTGGAGGCGATGGCGCTGATCGGGCTCGGTATCGAGAGGTTGTCGATCACCCCCGCCGCCGTCGGCCCGATCAAGGCCATGACGCGCTCGCTCGATCGCGCTGCGCTCATCGCATACATGGCAGGACTGCTGGCCAACCCGCCGCGCGACATGCGCGGCGCGTTGACCAGCTGGGCGACTGAAAACGGCGTCGAAATCGTCTGATCGGCGGAAAGCTGCGGTTAAGACGTTCGGTGCGTTGACACGGCTAAGGGCCTCTGAAAGACGGGTGCCATGGCGGGCAACGCTACGCGCCCGCGCTCGGAGATAAGAATGGACGAGGTCGAAACCGGCCAGAACGCAGCACCCGCTCAACCAGAGCGTGCTGGCGACATTCTCCGTAAGGCGCGCGAGGCGCAGGGCCTGACCGTCGCGGATATCGCGACGCGTACCCGTGTGCCTCTGCGTCACCTCGAAGCGATCGAGGCGTCCGATTACTCCACACTGCCGTCCTCGACCTACGCAGTTGGTTTCAGCCGCGCCTATGCGCGTGCGATGGGCATCGACGAGGTGCAGATCGCGAACATCGTCCGCAGCGACGTCGCGAAACTCGGCAGCAAGAAGCCCGAATACGAACCGTACGAGATGACCGATCCGTCGCGTGTGCCCTCGCGCGGGCTGGCGATCGTCGCGCTGGGCATCGCGATCGCGGTGCTGGTGCTGGTCGGTCTGTGGTACGGCACCGACATGTTCCGTGGTTCGAACAACGCCTCGACCACGACACCGATCGCCGAGACCGCGCCGAACCCTGCCGCCCAGACCGCGCAACCGGTCCCTGCGCCGGCCACGCCCGCCAACGGGCAGGTCACGCTGACTGCCTCGGACGAGGTGTGGATGCGCGTCTACGATGCCGACAACAAGACGCTGTACCTGGGCACGATGAAGCCCGGCGAGAAGTTCGACGTGCCGAAGGATGCCAAGGACCCGAAGATCAACATCGGTCGCGCCGACAAGCTGGCTGTGACGCTCAACGGCGCCGCGGCCCCTGCGCTCGGCACGGGCGAGCGCGCGATCAAGGACGTGTCCGTGGGTGCACCGGCCATCGCCGCGCGGATCGCCGGCACGCCCGAGCCTCAGGCCGCGCCCACCGCGACCGAAGCAACGCCGACCCGGTCGTCCGAGCGGTCGCGTACTGCAAACCGTCCTCGTACGCCGCGTCGTGCGCTGAGCGAAACGCAGCGCGCGAACCTCGACGCAGCCGCCAACCCGCCGCCTGCCGCTACGGCAACGCCCAATCCGTAAAGCCGGCGATTATCGCCAGGGTCTTAAGGCTGGCGACAGGATGGGTAGTGCAGCTATACCCGGACGATTAACCAATCCACCGGGGGGTGTGGCCCATGCGTAAGTCAATTCTTGTCGGCGTCTGCCTCGCGGCGCTGTTGCCCGCTGCCGTACAGGCACAAAATGTCGAGGGCCGCGTCGGCAAGCTCGAAAGCGAAATGCGCGCGGTCCAGCGCAAGGTGTTCCCCGGTGGCGCGGGCCAGATGCTCCAGCCTGAAGTCCGCGCGCCACAGAGCGAGCAGGGCCCCGGACCTGGCTCGCCCGCGACCAGCGCGCTCGCCGACGTGAACCAGCGCGTCACGTCGCTCGAACAGCAGATGACCTCGCTCACCGAGCAGATAGAGCAGAACCAGAACCGCACCCGCCAGTTGCAGGACGCGTTCGACAATTACCGCCGTTCGAACGACGCGCGGATGAAGACGATCGAGACCGGCCCTGCACCGATCGCGACGGGGGCGGGGGCCGGCGGTCCGATCGAATCCGATGACCAGTCGAGCGGTCCTTCGCGCCCGACGACGCGCCCCGAAGCGGCGAGCAAGCCCGGCGCTGCCACACCGACCAAGGTCTCGGTCGAGAAGCCCTCGACCGGCGATCCGGCGGAGGACGAGTATATGTACGGCTATCGCCTCTGGGCGGCCAAGCAATACCCGCAGGCCGAGGCCCAGCTGAAGAAGGTCGTCGCCGAATACCCGAAGAGCAAGCGCGCCAGCTATGCGCAGAACCTGCTCGGCCGGTCGTATCTCGACGAGGGCAAGCCGAGCCTCGCGTCGATGGCGTTCTACGACAATTACAAGAAGATGCCCGAGGGTGAGCGCGCGCCGGACAGCCTGCTGTATCTCGGCCAGGCGCTGACCAAGCTCAACAAGCCCGCCGATGCCTGCAAGGTGTATGACGAGCTGAACGACGTCTACGGCGCCAAGATGGCGTCGGCGATGAAGGGGCAGGTTGCCGCCGGGCGCAGCGCGGCGAAGTGCAAGTAAGGCATCTTCCAGTGCGCACGCGTACCTGCCTGTCCGTGATCTCACGTCGCACTTTACCACCCCCCCGGCGGAGGCCGGGGCCCAATTGGCAAGGTCGTCGTAACGAAGGGCTACGCTTAGTCATCACCGTCCCCCAATTGGGCCCCGGCCTCCGCCGGGGTGGTGACCGCTCGACCGTCAGGACTGTCTTCGCATGACCGAAGAAGGACGCCGCTTCGCCGCCGACTTCGCGCGCGTCGCCAGCGACATCACCAACCCGCTGTTCGCCGTCTCCGGCGGCCCCGACAGCATGGCCATGCTCACCCTAGCGCACGAAGCGCTCCCCACCGGCTTCACGGTCGCCAGCATCGACCACCGCCTCCGCCCCGAAGCGGTGGAAGAGTCCGCCATGGTCGCCGCGTATTGCGCAACGCTCGGCATCGCCCACGCCACGCTCGCCCCCAGCGAACCGATCACCGGTGCCAGCATCCAGGCGCAGGCCCGCACCACGCGCTACGCCCTACTCACCGACCACGCCCGCGCGATCGGGGCAGGGGCGCTCGTCACCGGTCACCACGCCGACGACCAAGCCGAAACCTTTCTCATGCGCGCCGCCCGCGGCTCCGGCCTTGCCGGCCTCGCCGGAGTCCGCGCCCGCACCGAAGTCCACGGCGTCACGGTTATCCGCCCCTTGCTCGACTGGCGCCGCGCCGAACTCCGCGCGATCGTCCGCCGTGCCGAAGTACCGTTCTTCGACGACCCCTCGAACCACGACGACCGCCACGATCGCACCCGCTTCCGCCGGTTGCTCGACCAGAACGAATGGCTCGGCACGCCCAACCTCGCGCGCGCCGCAGCGGCGCTCGCCGAGACCGACACCGACGTCCGCGCGATGGTCGACTGGATCTGGACCGAACGCGCCAAGGTCGGCGGCGGCGAAGTGAAGCTCGCGGTCGAGAAGCTGCCCCGCGAAATCCTCCGCCGCCTCGCCCGCCGCGCGATCGGCACGGTCCGCACAGACGCCGGCATCGTCGCGCCCGAATGGACCGAAGCCGCGAACATCGAAAGCCTGCTCGACTCGTTGATGGCCGGCAAACGGACCACCCAAGCCGGGATCATCGCCAGCGTTCGCGGCGACGTCTGGCGCTTCCGCGAGGCACCACCGCGCAGAACCGCTTAGCGCGCCCGTCCGTTCACACTGATCAACGCAAGTCGCGCGTTGTTCCATTGCCATTAACCCGCGCACGCTTATCTTGTGCGGTGAAAGGTATCGTGCACCCATGAGCGACAACGACAACCGCGGTCAGAAGCCCCAGGGCCCCGGAAACGGCGGCCCGGAGAATGGCGGCGGCAATCCTTGGATGAAGAGCCTGTTGATCTGGGTCGGCATCCTGCTTGCGCTGGCGCTGTTCGTGACCATGTTCGACGGCCGCACGGCTGCGTCGGGTGGTAACACGATCGCCTATTCGGCGTTCCTCGACAAGGTCGACGAGGGCACCGTCAAGGACGTCAACATCTCACGCGATATGATCTCGGGGACGCTGTCCACCGGCGATAAGTTCAAGTCGTATCCGATTCCCGACTCGACGCTCGTGCCGAAGCTGCGTGAGAAGGGCGTCTCGATCAGCGCGAAGCCCGAAGAGGGCCCGTCGATGCTGGCGCTGCTCCTCTATCAGTCGCTGCCGTTCCTGCTGTTCCTCGGCATCGCGTTCTTCGTGCTGAAGCAGATGCAGAAGAATTCGGGTTCGGGCGCGATGGGCTTCGGCAAGAGCCGCGCGAAGATGCTGACGCAGAAAGAAGGCAAGGTCACCTTCCAGGATGTCGCCGGCATCGACGAGGCTCGCGAAGAACTCGAGGAGATCGTCGAGTTCCTGAAGGACCCGACCAAGTTCGCACGCCTCGGCGGCAAGATCCCCAAGGGCGCCTTGCTGGTCGGTTCCCCCGGTACCGGCAAGACGCTGCTCGCTCGCGCGATCGCGGGTGAGGCCGGCGTGCCGTTCTTCACGATCTCGGGTTCCGATTTCGTCGAGATGTTCGTCGGCGTCGGCGCGAGCCGTGTCCGCGACATGTTCGAGCAGGCCAAGAAGTCCGCACCGTGCATCGTCTTCATCGACGAAATCGATGCGGTCGGTCGTCACCGTGGCGCCGGTCTCGGCAACGGTAACGACGAGCGGGAGCAGACGCTGAACCAGTTGCTCGTCGAGATGGATGGCTTCGAGGCAAACGAAGGCATCATCATCATCGCTGCGACCAACCGTCCTGACGTGCTCGACCCCGCGCTGCTGCGTCCGGGCCGTTTCGATCGCCAGGTGACCGTGCCGCGGCCGGATATCGAGGGTCGCATCAAGATCCTCGAAGTCCACATGAAGAAGGTGCCGCTCGCACCCGACGTCGATGCACGCGTCATCGCACGCGGCACGCCCGGCTTCTCGGGTGCCGATCTCGCCAACCTCGTCAACGAGGCGGCGCTGCATGCGGCGCGCAAGGGCAAGCGCTTGGTGGCGATGGCCGAGTTCGAGGAGGCCAAGGACAAGGTCATGATGGGCGCAGAGCGTCGCAGCATGGTCATGACCGACGACGAGAAGCGGATGACCGCGTATCACGAGGCCGGCCATGCCGTCGTCGCGATGCACGAGGCTGCGTCGGATCCGATCCACAAGGCGACGATCATTCCGCGCGGTCGTGCGCTGGGCATGGTCATGCGTCTGCCGGAGCGTGACTCGTACAGTTATCACCGCGACAAGATGTACGCGAACCTCGCGGTCTCGATGGGCGGACGCGTCGCCGAGGAAGTCATCTTCGGCTACGACAAGGTTTCGAGCGGCGCCTCGGGCGACATCCAGTACGCCACGGGTCTGGCACGCGACATGGTCACGCGTTGGGGCATGTCGGACAAGGTTGGACCGCTGGAATACGGGGAGCCCGAGGGTGAGTCGTTCCTCGGCTACTCGTCGAGCCGTCCGTCGCGCATGTCGAACCAGACCGCGCAGCTGATCGACGACGAGATCAAGCGGATCGTCGAAGGCGGTCTCGACCGCGCCAAGCAGGTGCTGAGCGATCACGTCGACCAGCTTCACACTGTGGCCGGCGCGCTGCTCGAATTCGAGACACTGACCGGTGACGAAATCAAGAAGCTGATCGCCGGCGAGGATCTCGATCGTCCGGATCCGGGTGCTAAGGCGTCGACCGTCCCGCGTGCGGGGACTTCGATCCCCAAGACCCGCCGTCCGTCGGGACCTTTCGGGACGCCAACCCCTTTGGGGGCGTGATCCGGTTCACCGGACAGTCACTTAAGTAGCTCTATGGGCGGTCTTTTCTCGGAAAGGCCGCCCATGTCGTATTCGCGTTCCAAGGCTGTAGTCGCTGCGCTACTGATGGTCGGCGCGGCAATGCCGGCAAGCGCGGCGATGACCGTCGGCACCTTCCTGGCCCGCGCCAACGCGCTGCGCGACCAGGGCCCGATGGCGCTCATGTCCCCCGACCTTCCCGCCCTGAAGGCCGAAGCCAAGGCGGCGACCAATCAGTTGAAGGCGGAACGCGCCGCCCGCGCCGCCGCTGGCAAGCCACCGATCGCCTGCGTTCCGGAAGGTGAGTCGGTCGGTATCATGGACATGCTCGACGGCCTCAACGAACTCCCCGCCAACTACCAGAAACGCCCCCTCAAGGACGGCTACGCCCGCGTCCTGGCGAACCTCTACCCCTGCCGCTGAGGTGGCTGGGGGAGGTTGAAGAGGTCTTCTTTCATCCGTGCGCCCTGAGCGAAGTCGAAGGGTATGCCCCGCACGCAGGTGCTTCGACTTCTCTCAGCACGAACGGGAGTTGGCAGGACCCGCTTAATAACAATCAGTCCGTCAGCCCATGCAGTAACAGCAGCACGATAAACGCCAGCAAAACTGTGAACGCGAACGTCAACAGCGCCACCGTTCGCCAAGCCGCCGACCACTTCCGCAACTTATAAGCGCCCCGAAGCTGCGCGAACATATGGACTGGCGGCACGCACATCGCGGCCATCACGATCCAGCCCTCCGCGACGCCGATCACGCCCGCGATGATCAACACGATCGTCAGCAGCATCATGAACGCGAACGAATAGGTCACGAAGATCGCGTGGTCGTAGAGGTGATGTTGGCGTCGCCAGAGGAAAAGAAGCGCCATGAACGGCACGGATAACGGAATTAGCCCCCAGCTGTATTTATACGCGCTGGTCTGCAGCTTGTAGAACATCAGGCCCGGATTGCCGTTCGCCTTGGCGATTCCGTGGTCCAGCCGTTCCCAGCCGGTCTTGAAATCGCCTAGGTCGACCAGCGTACCGTTGGCGCCGCCATTTTGCATATCGGCCGCGACCCCGAGTGCACGGACAGTGGTACGGAGCGCGCTCGCCTGCCGATCGAGAGTGGCAAGCTGTTCCCCCGAATATTTGGCGGGCGCACGCTTCGCAACCTCCTGCTGCGCCTCGACATTGTTCAGCGCGAGGCGAGCCCTGGCGGCCTCGTGTGCATAGTCGGACGTCTTGCCGGTGCGATCGTCCCGGATGAAGTCCTTTGTCATTTCACCGCCGACCGCGCCGATCGTCGCGAACATCAGGAAGACGGTGAACAGGAACAGCGCCAGCGGCGACACGAACCGCGCCCGCTCGCCATTGACGTACCGCCGCGTGAGTGCCCCCGGATGCAGCACCAGCAGCGGCAAGGTCCGCCATATCTTGCCTTCGAAATGGAAAACCCCGTGCGCGATCTCATGCCCGATCCCGCCGAGCGAGCGGTGGACGTGCGCCGATTGCCCACATGCGTGACAATGCTCGCCCAGCAACCGCGTCCCGCAATTCAGGCACAGCGCATCATCCAGGCCGTGGCCTGCAGCCGCGTGACGAGCTTCGCCCGCCTTCGGTTCGAATGCGTGCCCGACGACTGTACCCGTGGCGATATCCGCCGTTGCTTCGATATCCCCGGTCATGCGTCCCCCTGCGATACCGGTAGCGTAACGAGTTCGCGACGTTGGCGCGAGGGGCTTCGCATGCTAACGCGCAGGCCATGGCCGACGCAGAAAATCCGACCGAAATGATTGCCGAAATGGGCCGCCGCGCACGCTCCGCCGCGCTGGTGCTCGCGGCGATGCCATCCGAGCGGAAGGCTGCCGCCCTAACGTCGGCGGCGGAGTCGATCCGTGCGGCATCGTCCGAAATCGTTGCGGCGAACGCGGAAGACATGACGCGCGCGGCCGAGGCGGGTCTGTCGGGTGCGTTGCTCGATCGGTTGCGGCTCGACGAAGCGCGGGTCGCGGCGATGGCGGACGGGGTTGCAGCCGTGGCGGCGCTCTCCGATCCGGTAGGGCAGGTGATCGACTCGAGCGAGCGCCCGAACGGCCTCAAGCTCTCGCGCGTCCGCGTGCCGATCGGCGTGATCGGCATCATCTACGAGAGTCGTCCCAACGTCACTGCCGACGCCGCCGCGCTCTGCGTGATGGCCGGCAACGCAGCGATCCTGCGCGGCGGCTCGGAAGCGGTAAAGAGCAATCGCGCGATCCACGCGGCATTGGTCGCGGGGCTGAAGGCTGGCGGGGTGCCCATCGACGCGGTGCAACTCGTACCGACTACCGATCGCGCGGCGGTCGGCGCGATGTTGAAGGCGGACGGGATGATCGACCTGATCATTCCCCGCGGCGGCAAGAGCCTCGTGGCCCGTGTCCAGGCCGAAGCGCGCGTGCCCGTCCTCGCGCATCTCGACGGTATCAATCACGTCTTCGTGCACGCATCGGCCGATCCGGCGATGGCCGAAGGCGTCGTCGTCGACGCGAAGATGCGCCGCACCGGTGTCTGTGGGTCGATGGAAACGCTGCTGATCGACCGCGATTACGCCGACGCGGCGAACCTGATCCGAAGCCTCGCGGCAACCGGCTGCGAAGTCCGCGGCGACGCAAGCGCGCGCGCCCTCGTTTCCGAGATCGTCGCCGCCACGGCGGTCGATTGGGACTTAGAGTATCTCGACGCGATCGCCTCGGTAGCGGTCGTCGACGGACTTGAAGGCGCGGTAGCGCACATCGCCCGCCACGGCTCGCACCACACCGACGCGATCGTCGCCGAAGACGCCGCGGTCGCCGAGCGCTTTCTGACCGCAGTCGACAGCGCGATCGTCCTCTGGAACGCCTCCACCCAGTTCGCCGACGGCGGTGAATTCGGCCTAGGTGCGGAGATCGGCATCGCCACCGGCCGCCTCCATGCCCGCGGCCCGGTCGCGCTCGAAGGCCTCACCACCTACAAATGGATCGGCCGCGGCACCGGCCAGGTGCGCGGTTGATGTGGTTGCGTCGAAGGAGTAGCGTTTCGTCATGAGCGCTTCCCTGCGAATTACGGCGGAACTCGATACCGACACGATGGCGATCGTCGACAGCTTGGCAGCGTCGAAAGGTATCACGGGTGCGGAGTTCGCGGCCGAGGCGATCAGGCGGGTCGCCGAAAGCGAAGCGGACTATCGCGCTTTCATTCAGGTCGGCATCGATGCCGCGGATCGGGGCGATGTCGTGCCCCATGAGCAGGTGATGGCCGAACTCGATCAGATGATCGAACGGCATCAAACTCGGTGCAGATAGACTGGACGACGCCTGCGCTGGACGATTTGCGAGGTGTCGATGATTGGCTGACCGCCGAAGCCGATCCCGAATGGGCGCTGCGAATATTGGTCGCTATCCGCTTCAGGTCCAGGTTTCTCAAGAATTTTCCGCGAGGAGGACGCCCGCATCGCGACGGCTACCGTATCCTGCGCGTGTTCAATACGCCCTATCTCATCCGATATCGCTTAGTCGGCAATGCGGTGCAGGTCGTTCGGGTGTATCATGAACGTGAGAATTGGTTCATCGAGCCTTGACCCACGTCGGTATCCTTGGCGGGTCGTTCAATCCCGCCCACCGTGGCCACCGCGGTATCACGCTCGCAGCGATCGACGCGCTCGCGCTCGACGAGGCGTGGTGGCTGGTGTCTCCCGGCAACCCGCTCAAGGACGCGGCCAACGACATGGCGCCGCTCCCTGCGCGCCTCGCCTCCGCGCGGAAAATGGCGCGCCGTGCGCCCATACGTGCGACCGATCTCGAGGCGCGGCTCCACACCCGCTACACGCTCGACACGATCCGCAAGCTCAAGCGGCGCTACCCGAAAATCAGCTTCATCTGGCTGATGGGGGCGGACAATCTTGCCGACTTTCACCGGTGGAAGAACTGGCGGCAGATCGCCCGTGAGGTTCCGATTGCGGTAATCGCGCGTCCGGGATATGACGGGCGCGCCCTCGCGGCACCCGCGATGGGTTGGCTGCGGCGCTTCCAACGGCGCACAGACCATGCGAAGAGCTGGACGACGTGGAGATTGCCGGCCCTCGTGCTGTTGCGCTTCCGACCCGACCCGACCTCCGCAACCGGCCTGCGTGCCAAAAATCCCGACTGGGCTCAGCACGTTGCTGGCTCGGTAGTCTTACCCAGGAGCTGACTTGGCCACTTCCCCTACTGCCCCTCGCGCGACCGACCCCGAAGAGGTTGAGGCGCTGCATCGCCTGATCCTCGCGTCGCTCGACGACGACC
This genomic window contains:
- a CDS encoding RodZ domain-containing protein gives rise to the protein MDEVETGQNAAPAQPERAGDILRKAREAQGLTVADIATRTRVPLRHLEAIEASDYSTLPSSTYAVGFSRAYARAMGIDEVQIANIVRSDVAKLGSKKPEYEPYEMTDPSRVPSRGLAIVALGIAIAVLVLVGLWYGTDMFRGSNNASTTTPIAETAPNPAAQTAQPVPAPATPANGQVTLTASDEVWMRVYDADNKTLYLGTMKPGEKFDVPKDAKDPKINIGRADKLAVTLNGAAAPALGTGERAIKDVSVGAPAIAARIAGTPEPQAAPTATEATPTRSSERSRTANRPRTPRRALSETQRANLDAAANPPPAATATPNP
- a CDS encoding tetratricopeptide repeat protein, with amino-acid sequence MRKSILVGVCLAALLPAAVQAQNVEGRVGKLESEMRAVQRKVFPGGAGQMLQPEVRAPQSEQGPGPGSPATSALADVNQRVTSLEQQMTSLTEQIEQNQNRTRQLQDAFDNYRRSNDARMKTIETGPAPIATGAGAGGPIESDDQSSGPSRPTTRPEAASKPGAATPTKVSVEKPSTGDPAEDEYMYGYRLWAAKQYPQAEAQLKKVVAEYPKSKRASYAQNLLGRSYLDEGKPSLASMAFYDNYKKMPEGERAPDSLLYLGQALTKLNKPADACKVYDELNDVYGAKMASAMKGQVAAGRSAAKCK
- the tilS gene encoding tRNA lysidine(34) synthetase TilS, whose product is MTEEGRRFAADFARVASDITNPLFAVSGGPDSMAMLTLAHEALPTGFTVASIDHRLRPEAVEESAMVAAYCATLGIAHATLAPSEPITGASIQAQARTTRYALLTDHARAIGAGALVTGHHADDQAETFLMRAARGSGLAGLAGVRARTEVHGVTVIRPLLDWRRAELRAIVRRAEVPFFDDPSNHDDRHDRTRFRRLLDQNEWLGTPNLARAAAALAETDTDVRAMVDWIWTERAKVGGGEVKLAVEKLPREILRRLARRAIGTVRTDAGIVAPEWTEAANIESLLDSLMAGKRTTQAGIIASVRGDVWRFREAPPRRTA
- the ftsH gene encoding ATP-dependent zinc metalloprotease FtsH; translated protein: MSDNDNRGQKPQGPGNGGPENGGGNPWMKSLLIWVGILLALALFVTMFDGRTAASGGNTIAYSAFLDKVDEGTVKDVNISRDMISGTLSTGDKFKSYPIPDSTLVPKLREKGVSISAKPEEGPSMLALLLYQSLPFLLFLGIAFFVLKQMQKNSGSGAMGFGKSRAKMLTQKEGKVTFQDVAGIDEAREELEEIVEFLKDPTKFARLGGKIPKGALLVGSPGTGKTLLARAIAGEAGVPFFTISGSDFVEMFVGVGASRVRDMFEQAKKSAPCIVFIDEIDAVGRHRGAGLGNGNDEREQTLNQLLVEMDGFEANEGIIIIAATNRPDVLDPALLRPGRFDRQVTVPRPDIEGRIKILEVHMKKVPLAPDVDARVIARGTPGFSGADLANLVNEAALHAARKGKRLVAMAEFEEAKDKVMMGAERRSMVMTDDEKRMTAYHEAGHAVVAMHEAASDPIHKATIIPRGRALGMVMRLPERDSYSYHRDKMYANLAVSMGGRVAEEVIFGYDKVSSGASGDIQYATGLARDMVTRWGMSDKVGPLEYGEPEGESFLGYSSSRPSRMSNQTAQLIDDEIKRIVEGGLDRAKQVLSDHVDQLHTVAGALLEFETLTGDEIKKLIAGEDLDRPDPGAKASTVPRAGTSIPKTRRPSGPFGTPTPLGA
- a CDS encoding DUF3667 domain-containing protein encodes the protein MTGDIEATADIATGTVVGHAFEPKAGEARHAAAGHGLDDALCLNCGTRLLGEHCHACGQSAHVHRSLGGIGHEIAHGVFHFEGKIWRTLPLLVLHPGALTRRYVNGERARFVSPLALFLFTVFLMFATIGAVGGEMTKDFIRDDRTGKTSDYAHEAARARLALNNVEAQQEVAKRAPAKYSGEQLATLDRQASALRTTVRALGVAADMQNGGANGTLVDLGDFKTGWERLDHGIAKANGNPGLMFYKLQTSAYKYSWGLIPLSVPFMALLFLWRRQHHLYDHAIFVTYSFAFMMLLTIVLIIAGVIGVAEGWIVMAAMCVPPVHMFAQLRGAYKLRKWSAAWRTVALLTFAFTVLLAFIVLLLLHGLTD
- a CDS encoding glutamate-5-semialdehyde dehydrogenase, giving the protein MADAENPTEMIAEMGRRARSAALVLAAMPSERKAAALTSAAESIRAASSEIVAANAEDMTRAAEAGLSGALLDRLRLDEARVAAMADGVAAVAALSDPVGQVIDSSERPNGLKLSRVRVPIGVIGIIYESRPNVTADAAALCVMAGNAAILRGGSEAVKSNRAIHAALVAGLKAGGVPIDAVQLVPTTDRAAVGAMLKADGMIDLIIPRGGKSLVARVQAEARVPVLAHLDGINHVFVHASADPAMAEGVVVDAKMRRTGVCGSMETLLIDRDYADAANLIRSLAATGCEVRGDASARALVSEIVAATAVDWDLEYLDAIASVAVVDGLEGAVAHIARHGSHHTDAIVAEDAAVAERFLTAVDSAIVLWNASTQFADGGEFGLGAEIGIATGRLHARGPVALEGLTTYKWIGRGTGQVRG
- a CDS encoding CopG family transcriptional regulator, with translation MAIVDSLAASKGITGAEFAAEAIRRVAESEADYRAFIQVGIDAADRGDVVPHEQVMAELDQMIERHQTRCR
- a CDS encoding type II toxin-antitoxin system RelE/ParE family toxin; translation: MQIDWTTPALDDLRGVDDWLTAEADPEWALRILVAIRFRSRFLKNFPRGGRPHRDGYRILRVFNTPYLIRYRLVGNAVQVVRVYHERENWFIEP
- a CDS encoding nicotinate-nucleotide adenylyltransferase encodes the protein MTHVGILGGSFNPAHRGHRGITLAAIDALALDEAWWLVSPGNPLKDAANDMAPLPARLASARKMARRAPIRATDLEARLHTRYTLDTIRKLKRRYPKISFIWLMGADNLADFHRWKNWRQIAREVPIAVIARPGYDGRALAAPAMGWLRRFQRRTDHAKSWTTWRLPALVLLRFRPDPTSATGLRAKNPDWAQHVAGSVVLPRS